A single region of the Gammaproteobacteria bacterium CG11_big_fil_rev_8_21_14_0_20_46_22 genome encodes:
- a CDS encoding shikimate dehydrogenase, producing MFCALVGNPVDHSLSPLMYVAFCEQWGISDFRYETYALEFSAFESALAAFQQEGIHSLNITTPFKSLALACATDASTRARRAGAANLLTFDDNKLIADNTDGEGLLRDISMRWGLSLQDRTVVVLGAGGAARGALAALMSVEGMKCFVVNRTLEKAQYLAEAFEGVRAASFDSLASIQADLIINATSSSLQGVNLPVPAEAISTDTYVYDMFYTKNGHTHFLSQMKALGAVHCRDGLGMLLEQGALVFEQWFGQVPEIGKLIEDRTWLHPR from the coding sequence GTGTTTTGCGCGCTTGTTGGAAACCCTGTTGACCACAGTCTTTCGCCACTGATGTATGTGGCGTTTTGTGAGCAATGGGGTATAAGCGATTTTCGTTATGAAACCTATGCATTGGAATTTTCAGCGTTTGAAAGTGCTTTGGCTGCCTTTCAACAAGAAGGTATTCATAGTTTAAATATCACTACGCCATTTAAATCACTGGCGCTGGCTTGTGCTACTGACGCTAGCACTCGTGCGAGACGGGCGGGTGCGGCGAACCTTCTGACCTTTGATGATAATAAGTTGATTGCTGATAACACTGATGGTGAGGGTTTGTTGCGGGACATTTCCATGCGCTGGGGCCTTTCGTTGCAGGATCGAACAGTTGTGGTCTTGGGCGCTGGTGGTGCTGCGCGAGGTGCACTGGCTGCTTTGATGAGTGTTGAGGGCATGAAATGCTTCGTGGTGAATCGTACCCTTGAAAAAGCGCAATATTTAGCTGAGGCTTTTGAAGGTGTTCGCGCGGCAAGCTTTGATTCACTGGCCTCTATCCAGGCCGATTTGATCATTAATGCCACCAGCAGTTCTTTGCAGGGCGTTAATTTGCCTGTGCCCGCAGAAGCTATCAGCACAGATACCTATGTTTACGATATGTTTTATACAAAAAACGGGCACACCCATTTTTTATCGCAGATGAAAGCATTGGGGGCTGTACATTGTCGAGACGGTTTGGGTATGTTGCTTGAGCAGGGTGCTTTAGTGTTCGAGCAGTGGTTTGGACAAGTGCCCGAAATAGGCA